The DNA sequence TATGCTGTACTATTTTCTAGTTGAAATCTCATAGCAACTCCATGAGGGAAGAGAATCATCCCTATTTtagggctcagagagggcaatTCGCTtccccaagggcacacagccagcCAAATGCAGCACTGAGGTCTGTGGTCATTGTATGAAGCCATGTTGCCCCAAATCACTTAGTAAATTCTGATCACAGTGAAttctcccagctcctctcccatTTGTTAATGCCCTACCTTGGTGACATTTCTGTACCTTGGGCCTCCCCTTTGCAGAGAAAAGTCCTGGAAGCTCCAAGCGGGGCCCTCTCGCTCCTGGACTTGTTTTCCACCCTCTGCAATGACCTTGTCAACTCTGCCCAGGGCTTTGTCTCCTCCACTTGGACATACTACCTGCAAACTGACAATGGGAAGGTGGTGGTGTTCCAGGTGAGGAGTTTGGCAGGGGCCACACCAGAGTGGTGGATGGGTGGTCGGGGTAAGATGTTGGGAGGCATTGGTTCTTGGCTGATGGGATGCAAAGTCCATTGATGTGTaagcttcaggcacagctggatccagTGTCTCACCTCACCCCTTGACTCTGCTTTCCTTTGTAGTGGCTTCATTCCCAGGCAAGCACTTCCCTCCTGATAGCAGGGTGGATGCTTAAGGCTCTAGATTACGGCCTTTCTGGAGTTTGAACTAGGTTGGGACTAACTGATTGGCCTTGGCTGGGTCAAATGACCACCTCTCAGCCAATCCCTGTGATTCTCCTGGCCTGGCGTGGATCACCTACATTCTTACTTCAGGAGCTGGAGGATCAAGATACGTCAAGGGGCCCACAGTAGCAGGGAACAACATCCCTGACATCGTAGTCCACAGCCCCTTGGGAGGGTGTTCTCCCTATCCCCAGGGGAACTAAGTGCCAGCTGGGCATGGGATGATGGAGCCTGcatggggcacagagaggtgctTCCCAGGGCCAAGTGGTGCCTTTATAAGGGCTTTTCTGTGCTGTCTTGTTCCCGACCTAGACCCAGCCTGTGGTAGAGACCCTAGGGCACGAGGGGGCCCGTCTGCAGCGAGTAGAGGTGACCTGGCGGGGATCTCACCCTGAGGCCTTGGAGGTACACGTAGGTAAGGTCCAAGCCAGGACCAGTGCTCCTTCTAGGGGTGGCTCCACTGTCATAAGGAGTCCTCCTGTCAAATGAACCTTCCAGGACTGGGATTTCTCTCTCAACTCCTGGAGTTCCTGGGTCTCCCAGTATTCTGTGGTCCTTCTCCCGAACTTCCTTGGTCCGTCTCCCAGGATTCCATGGCCCATCAACCAGAGTTCCTTGGTCCATCAACCAGAGTTCCTTGGTCCATCAACCAGAGTTCCTTGGTCCATTAACCAGAGTTCCTTGGTTCATCTCCCAGAGTACCTTGGTTCATATCCCAGGCTTCCTTGGCCTGTCTCCCAGGCTTCCTTGGTCCATTGACTAGGAGTCCTTGGTCCATCTCCCAGGGTTCCTTGGTCTATTTCCCAGGATTCCTTGGTTTGTCTCCCAGGCTTCCTTGGTCCAACTCTGAGGTTCCTTGGTCCAACTCCAGGGTTCCTTGGTCCATCAACCAGGGGTCCTTGGTCCGTCTCCCAGGGTTCCTTCATCTGTCTCCCAGGGTTCCTTGGTCAAACTCCAGGATTCCTTGGTCCGTCTCCCAGGGTTCCTCAGTCCGTCTCCCAGGGTTCCCTGGTCTGTGTCCAGGGTTCCTTGGTCTGTTCCCAGGGTTCCATAGTCCATCTCCCAGGGTTCCATGGTCCGTCTCCAGGGTTTCTTGGTCTGTCTCCAGGGTTTCTTGATCTGTCTCCTGGGTTCCTGGTCTATCTCCCAGGGTTCTGTAGTCCATCTCCAGGGTCCTGTAGTGCGTCTCCAGGGTTTCTTGGTCCATCTCCAGGGTTCCATAGTTCGTCTCCAGGGTTCCGTGGTCCATCTCCAGGGTTCTGATCTATTCCAGGACTCCATGCTCTATTGCCCCAGGTGTtggccttttttcttctctccatggTTGCTCTGGCTCTTGTGGAAGGCCTggaggccactgagaagtggccCGTCTCTCAGATCCTGTAGGTCCCTTGGACAAGGTGAGGAAGGCCAAGATCCGAGTCAAGACTAGCAGCAAGGCCAAGGTGGAGTCCGATGAGCTACAAGACAACGACTTCCTCAGTTGCATGTCCCGGTCGGTGGCAGGACCCTGggagtgggatgggggtgggactGGAGAGGAGGGTCTCTCTGATCCCACTAGGGCCACTGAGCTTACCTGCTGGGTGGGGCAGGCGCTCGGGGCTTCCTCGCTGGATCCTGgcctgctgcctcttcctctccgTGCTGGTGATGCTGTGGCTGAGCTGCTCTACCCTGGTGACTGCACCTGGCCAGCATCTCAAGTTCCAGGTGGGCAGGGCCccgggggaggggtgggaggacagTGGCTCCGTAGTCCTGGATTGGGCCACCCTCTCTCCCATGGAAGAAGGGAGCCCTGACTTGCtatgtgacactgggcaagtttCTTCACTCTCCTGTGAAATGGGGGTGAAAACACTCACCCCGAGTAGGGTGACCTGAGATCAGGGGTGGGAAGAAGCCTTGCCTGGGTGCGGGCTCAGAGcccccccttcctccccctgcaGCCCCTGACCCTGGAGCAGCACAAAGGCTTCATGGTAGAGCCAGACTGGCCCCTGTACCCTCCCCCATCGCACGCCTTTGGGGACAGCCCCCCACCCTACAAGCTGAAGCTGGATCTCACCAAGCTGTAGGCCTCGGTCCGCCTGGGGAATTGTTCCTCAGGCCTCCTCGCCCTGTGCTCAGGAGTCCAGGCCAGGGTGGGACCATCCTTGGGCTCCTCCACCCACAAAATCCTTCTCTCTACaggcctgcccctctcccccgGGTCCTGATGTCTCTAGGGGGTGACATCTGGCCttgcttcctccctgccccctccctagAGCGTGCTTCTTCCATCTTCTATTGTGTAGCTTCTTGAGTATTTGAACCCCacattcctcttcctcctctctcccctctctgggggGCTGAGGCCTCAGGGGAGCCGCCTTGTGCTAGGGCTCCCCccgtccccaccccacctctggaGATCCAGCCCCAGGAGAGGAGGCCCCTTCAAGAGGAGGCTGTGGGCAGCGCTGAGGCTGGGGCCGCAGCTTGGGGGTTGGGAGGAATAAAGTGTGTGTATAAAAGACGTCTGGACTGAGCCTgcctctgtttgtctttctgtctgccCTTGAGGGAGTGGCCTGAGCATGGCCATgacccctgccccccaggcccTTTCTGAGGTGGGGGAAACCCCGGGAACTCCCTGGGGCTCAAGAGGTGCGAACCAGCTGCCACCTGGAAGGACAGCCCCTCTGCTGCCCAGCCCACATCACACTCCTGACTAGGGGTGCCCCTGGAAAAGTGACCTGTGTCACCTGCTTGGCCCGGGTGGGTCAATGCCCCATCCtgcgtctctctgtctctcctgtgAAATGGACAGTCACATCTTGAAGAGGATGCTCGTTAGTTTTGTGGCCATCTGGCTTCCATCCCCCTTTCTTTTGGGGATGGAGCTCTGCCCCTTGGGGGCGATTTCAGGGCACTGACCATGGGTCTTCTCCCTTTCCCTGTCCAGGGGGTCCAGACCTGGCATTCTTACGCTGCACTTTGCATTGCAGATGAATCTTGCAGGACAAGAGCAGCCTGCCCTGGCTCTCCACCCTTCCTGTCCATTCTGCAGAGTCCTTGAGATCCTTCCAGTAAATCTCCTTTTAGCTTAGTCGACTACAGTTGTTTCTGTTGCTGGCAACCAGAGATTCCTGACCGGCGGGGGCCTCATCTCCTGGGGAGAGTTCGGGATGAGGGGCTTGGTGGTCAATGGGGCAGAGGTTTCCAGGAGCTGATGGAGGCCTGTGGGCGACAAGTGGGTGAGGGGGGGAAGGCGAGTTAGAGGGAGCGAAGTGGACCTGGGTATAAGCTCCGCCACCCTCCACCCTGCCCTGTGTCCCTGGAGGTTGCTCCACTTGGGCCCTCTGCCTTCTGACAGAATCAGCCAGGGGTGGGCGTGGGGGGCAcctgcaggaggcaggaggaaggagcaggagaagaTGGGGTGTCTCCACCTGCATCCCCCAACCCAAGGCCCCAGCTCCACCAGGCGGCCCCTCCATCTCTCTGGGAGCCTCCATCTGGATGTGGCAACAGCCCCCCACTGTTGCTCACCCTACGTGCTGCACCACCCTGTCAGGTACCCGACCCTGACCACACCTTTGCAAATAGCCTCGTTATTACACCTCTTCTGAATCGTCTCTTCTGAATGGCTCCTGCTTGCTGCCAGGACCTTGAGCATTAGGGTTCAGCACAAAGGTGACATGGGCCCCTGGGTGTCATCCTGGACCCTCTATGGGGTTTcagggcagcctctagaaacaTCACCAGGAGTGAGACCTGGGCAGAAGGAAGAAGCCAGAGCAGGCCAGTGCTGCCtggtagaactttctgcaatgacagAAACTGTCTGCACCACCCCCAGCCGCATGGTGTTCTGGAGCCCTTGccatgtggctagtgtgactgaagaagtgtgtttctcattttatttagtttgtgTTGGTGTACATTTAAggtgttcctctatttttttatggtgataaaatatatgtatcatataATACTTGCTATTTTACCcagtttttaagtgtacaattcagtggcattaggtacatcCAGTGTTGTGCAGCCATAGGCACTATCTATCTAAATGGCCATGAGCTGCTCAGCCCAGCCAAAGGGGACCCTGGTCATCCTTTCTCCTGCATCCCTGCCCTAGCCTCCTCAGCTCAATGGCTTGGACACCTGGGTGGTGTCTTGATTCTCCCCTGTCCTCACTCCACCTTGTCCCA is a window from the Equus quagga isolate Etosha38 chromosome 9, UCLA_HA_Equagga_1.0, whole genome shotgun sequence genome containing:
- the TMEM59L gene encoding transmembrane protein 59-like isoform X1, which produces MALVALMPLLLLLLQPPPANPAPSARDPFAPQLGDTQSCQLRCRDRYPGSQPSQAELEEEEDPSESPHEYDRAVLISACERGCRLFSICRFVARSSKPNATQVECEAACVEAYVKETEQQACSEGCWSQNPEPEPEQEQKRKVLEAPSGALSLLDLFSTLCNDLVNSAQGFVSSTWTYYLQTDNGKVVVFQWLHSQTQPVVETLGHEGARLQRVEVTWRGSHPEALEVHVDPVGPLDKVRKAKIRVKTSSKAKVESDELQDNDFLSCMSRRSGLPRWILACCLFLSVLVMLWLSCSTLVTAPGQHLKFQPLTLEQHKGFMVEPDWPLYPPPSHAFGDSPPPYKLKLDLTKL
- the TMEM59L gene encoding transmembrane protein 59-like isoform X2 is translated as MALVALMPLLLLLLQPPPANPAPSARDPFAPQLGDTQSCQLRCRDRYPGSQPSQAELEEEEDPSESPHEYDRAVLISACERGCRLFSICRFVARSSKPNATQVECEAACVEAYVKETEQQACSEGCWSQNPEPEPEQEQKRKVLEAPSGALSLLDLFSTLCNDLVNSAQGFVSSTWTYYLQTDNGKVVVFQTQPVVETLGHEGARLQRVEVTWRGSHPEALEVHVDPVGPLDKVRKAKIRVKTSSKAKVESDELQDNDFLSCMSRRSGLPRWILACCLFLSVLVMLWLSCSTLVTAPGQHLKFQPLTLEQHKGFMVEPDWPLYPPPSHAFGDSPPPYKLKLDLTKL